Proteins co-encoded in one Erinaceus europaeus chromosome X, mEriEur2.1, whole genome shotgun sequence genomic window:
- the RBMX gene encoding RNA-binding motif protein, X chromosome isoform X2 — protein MVEADRPGKLFIGGLNTETNEKALEAVFGKYGRIVEVLLMKDRETNKSRGFAFVTFESPADAKDAARDMNGKSLDGKAIKVEQATKPSFESGRRGPPPPPRSRGPPRGLRGGRGGSGGTRGPPSRGGHMDDGDYSMNFNMSSSRGPLPVKRGPPPRSGGPPPKRSAPSGPVRSSSGMGGRAPVSRGRDSYGGPPRREPLPSRRDVYLSPRDDGYSTKDSYSSRDYPSSRDTRDYAPPPRDYTYRDYGHSSSRDDYPSRGYSDRDGYGRDRDYSDHPSGGSYRDSYESYG, from the exons ATGGTTGAAGCAGATCGCCCAGGAAAGCTCTTCATCGGTGGGCTTAATACCGAAACAAACGAGAAAGCCCTTGAAGCAGTGTTTGGCAAATATGGGCGGATAGTAGAAG TACTCTTGATGAAAGACCGTGAAACCAACAAATCAAGAGGATTTGCTTTTGTTACCTTTGAAAGTCCAGCAGATGCAAAAGATGCAGCAAGAGACATGAATGGAAAG TCTTTGGATGGGAAAGCCATCAAGGTAGAACAAGCTACAAAGCCATCATTTGAGAGTGGACGACGtggcccacctccacctccaagaAGCAGAGGCCCTCCCAGAGGTCTTAGGGGCggaagaggaggaagtggaggaaccAGGGGACCACCCTCTCGTGGAGGGCACATGG ATGATGGAGACTATTCTATGAATTTTAACATGAGCTCTTCCAGGGGACCACTTCCAGTGAAAAGAGGTCCACCACCACGAAGTGGTGGTCCTCCCCCCAAAAGATCTGCTCCCTCAGGACCAGTTCGAAGCAGTAGTGGAATGGGAGGAAGag CTCCTGTATCCCGTGGAAGAGACAGTTATGGAGGCCCACCTCGAAGGGAACCCCTGCCTTCACGAAGAGATGTTTACTTGTCCCCAAGAGATGATGGATATTCCACTAAAGACAG CTACTCAAGCCGAGATTACCCAAGTTCCCGAGACACACGAGATTATGCACCACCACCAAGAGACTATACTTACCGGGATTATGGTCATTCCAGCTCACGTGATGATTATCCATCAAGAGGCTATAG TGATAGAGATGGCTATGGTCGTGATCGTGACTATTCAGATCATCCAAGTGGAGGCTCCTACAGAGATTCATATGAGAGTTATG GTTGA
- the RBMX gene encoding RNA-binding motif protein, X chromosome isoform X1: protein MVEADRPGKLFIGGLNTETNEKALEAVFGKYGRIVEVLLMKDRETNKSRGFAFVTFESPADAKDAARDMNGKSLDGKAIKVEQATKPSFESGRRGPPPPPRSRGPPRGLRGGRGGSGGTRGPPSRGGHMDDGDYSMNFNMSSSRGPLPVKRGPPPRSGGPPPKRSAPSGPVRSSSGMGGRAPVSRGRDSYGGPPRREPLPSRRDVYLSPRDDGYSTKDSYSSRDYPSSRDTRDYAPPPRDYTYRDYGHSSSRDDYPSRGYSDRDGYGRDRDYSDHPSGGSYRDSYESYGNSRSAPPTRGPPPSYGGSSRYDDYSSSRDGYGGSRDSYSSSRSDLYSSGRDRVGRQERGLPPSMERGYPPPRDSYSSSSRGAPRGGGRGGSRSDRGGGRSRY from the exons ATGGTTGAAGCAGATCGCCCAGGAAAGCTCTTCATCGGTGGGCTTAATACCGAAACAAACGAGAAAGCCCTTGAAGCAGTGTTTGGCAAATATGGGCGGATAGTAGAAG TACTCTTGATGAAAGACCGTGAAACCAACAAATCAAGAGGATTTGCTTTTGTTACCTTTGAAAGTCCAGCAGATGCAAAAGATGCAGCAAGAGACATGAATGGAAAG TCTTTGGATGGGAAAGCCATCAAGGTAGAACAAGCTACAAAGCCATCATTTGAGAGTGGACGACGtggcccacctccacctccaagaAGCAGAGGCCCTCCCAGAGGTCTTAGGGGCggaagaggaggaagtggaggaaccAGGGGACCACCCTCTCGTGGAGGGCACATGG ATGATGGAGACTATTCTATGAATTTTAACATGAGCTCTTCCAGGGGACCACTTCCAGTGAAAAGAGGTCCACCACCACGAAGTGGTGGTCCTCCCCCCAAAAGATCTGCTCCCTCAGGACCAGTTCGAAGCAGTAGTGGAATGGGAGGAAGag CTCCTGTATCCCGTGGAAGAGACAGTTATGGAGGCCCACCTCGAAGGGAACCCCTGCCTTCACGAAGAGATGTTTACTTGTCCCCAAGAGATGATGGATATTCCACTAAAGACAG CTACTCAAGCCGAGATTACCCAAGTTCCCGAGACACACGAGATTATGCACCACCACCAAGAGACTATACTTACCGGGATTATGGTCATTCCAGCTCACGTGATGATTATCCATCAAGAGGCTATAG TGATAGAGATGGCTATGGTCGTGATCGTGACTATTCAGATCATCCAAGTGGAGGCTCCTACAGAGATTCATATGAGAGTTATG GTAACTCACGTAGTGCTCCACCTACACGAGGGCCCCCGCCATCTTATGGTGGAAGCAGTCGCTATGATGATTACAGCAGCTCACGAGACGGCTATGGTGGAAGTCGAGACAGTTACTCAAGCAGCCGAAGTGATCTCTACTCAAGTGGTCGTGATCGGGTTGGCAGACAAGAAAGAGGGCTTCCCCCTTCAATGGAAAGGGGGTACCCTCCACCACGCGATTCCTACAGCAGTTCAAGCCGCGGAGCACCAAGAGGTGGTGGCCGTGGAGGAAGCCGATCTGATAGAGGGGGAGGCAGAagcagatactaa